A genomic window from Glycine soja cultivar W05 chromosome 10, ASM419377v2, whole genome shotgun sequence includes:
- the LOC114370200 gene encoding protein trichome birefringence-like 36, whose protein sequence is MATPKIHLLVSSFLLCGTFLSLFHCTLSLLNPEDGVGILVQADDDVSMAQSNRDSRKRCDISVGKWVYDDSYPLYDSSCPYLSSAVTCQRNGRPDSDYEKWKWKPSGCTMPRFDALRFLGRMRRKRIMLVGDSIMRNQWESLVCLVQGVIPTGRKRVTYNGPGMAFHAMDFETSIEFFWAPLLVELKKGSENKRILHLDLIEENARYWRGVDILVFDSAHWWTHPDQTSSWDYYMEGNNLTRNMNPMVAYQKGLSTWARWVDQNLNPRRTEVIFRSMSPRHNRENGWKCYNQKQPLPFSSHLHVPEPLAVLQGVLKRMRFPVYLQDITTMTALRRDGHPSVYRRVISQDEKQKPGKGHSSDCSHWCLPGVPDIWNEMLSALL, encoded by the exons ATGGCAACACCAAAGATTCACTTGCTTGTTTCGTCTTTCTTGTTGTGTGGTACCTTCCTGAGCTTGTTCCACTGCACATTGTCCCTTCTGAACCCTGAGGATGGGGTTGGCATTCTGGTGCAAGCTGATGATGATGTTAGCATGGCCCAAAGCAACAGAGATTCTAGGAAGAGATGTGACATTTCTGTTggaaaatgggtttatgatGACTCTTACCCTCTCTATGACTCTAGTTGTCCATATCTCAGCTCTGCAGTTACTTGTCAAAGGAATGGGAGACCTGATTCTGACTATGAGAAGTGGAAGTGGAAGCCAAGTGGTTGTACCATGCCAag ATTTGATGCACTAAGGTTTCTaggaagaatgagaagaaagagaaTAATGCTGGTGGGCGATTCAATAATGAGAAATCAGTGGGAATCTCTTGTTTGCTTAGTGCAAGGAGTTATTCCAACTGGTCGAAAAAGGGTGACTTATAACGGACCTGGAATGGCCTTCCATGCCATG GATTTTGAGACCTCAATTGAGTTTTTCTGGGCACCCCTGTTGGTAGAACTGAAGAAAGGTTCAGAAAATAAGAGAATTTTACATCTTGATTTGATTGAAGAAAATGCAAGGTATTGGAGAGGAGTTGATATCCTTGTATTTGATTCAGCCCATTGGTGGACTCACCCAGATCAAACCAGCTC GTGGGATTACTACATGGAGGGAAACAATCTCACCAGGAATATGAATCCTATGGTTGCTTACCAGAAAGGACTCAGTACATGGGCAAGGTGGGTGGATCAAAATCTAAACCCTAGGAGAACTGAAGTCATTTTTAGAAGCATGTCTCCTAGGCATAACAG GGAAAATGGTTGGAAATGCTACAATCAGAAGCAGCCTCTACCATTTTCCAGCCACCTACATGTTCCTGAACCTTTGGCAGTGCTACAAGGAGTGTTGAAGAGAATGAGATTTCCAGTATATCTGCAAGACATCACAACAATGACCGCGTTGCGCAGAGACGGGCATCCCTCGGTATATAGGAGGGTAATAAGCCAAGATGAGAAGCAGAAACCAGGAAAAGGCCATTCCTCTGATTGCAGCCATTGGTGCCTCCCTGGGGTGCCTGATATTTGGAATGAGATGCTGAGTGCACTGCTGTGA